One window of Trichoderma breve strain T069 chromosome 3, whole genome shotgun sequence genomic DNA carries:
- a CDS encoding RNA recognition motif 2 domain-containing protein, translating to MAHQVDNPSSPRSSSGGADSFKGTPDTRLTTMTPDDGSKSSALLKSYARSAAVATSPARLPAGGFRSTVSHLDKDPFITTIQGVGTRLSPTASAFSPFVGNTYVRLPNGDGPISAALSTDMGLSRILVISSPTQVAAHEVEALLTDLGKDGNPTYGARSFKVHSSGVFVYFTDIRDACASQTKLHQADKDWKVAFANPTRVAQSQGSHMEMGQSAGMPGPYHPTRLNRFANYAAGISHTGQIMVFAVVPPGAMVDPVQTMGVAHRFLQSHGRLFAFVKQATFPNGSFRAVAEFCDTTAAFPVIQACSGGISTEGIQLFASAYNVDAYSTAALTEAVEEMAVSKRPDDPDQRFGSVSSNSSQAGQGDPHYNAPIAMYPFMFQAPFTPAVPYMLDSSFLPAAQTGSGSPLTPFAPQYPIFGTLYQTPPSPALTSHNSYSPSRTFSGAAERADARRQNAMRISRSTYHSTTTHHNHVDINRIRDGIDVRTTIMLRNIPNKVDQAMLKRIIDESSWGKYDFMYLRIDFANDCNVGYAFINFVDPLDIIDFVNARGNQRWNCFKSDKVAEISYATIQGKDCLVQKFRNSSVMLEAPHYRPKLYYTSNGPMPDLAGQEEPFPEPDNQSKMKRSCENAEHVGLFTPNAGQHFRDEQRRRRSQYDRGTRLAALEEYDYETAIQHLYGSTTQ from the exons ATGGCGCATCAGGTCGACAATCCGTCGTCTCCTCGGTCGTCGAGCGGAGGTGCCGATTCCTTCAAGGGAACGCCTGACACGCGATTGACCACGATGACCCCGGATGACGGCTCCAAGTCGTCCGCTCTGCTCAAGAGCTATGCGCGCTCAGCTGCTGTCGCCACGTCGCCAGCAAGACTTCCTGCTGGTGGCTTTCGCAGTACGGTTTCCCACCTGGACAAGGATCccttcatcaccaccatccaGGGCGTTGGCACGAGGCTGTCACCCACCGCGTCGGCATTTAGCCCCTTCGTTGGCAATACCTACGTTCGATTGccaaatggagatggaccCATTTCTGCTGCCTTGAGCACCGACATGGGGTTGTCCAGGATTCTTGTCATCTCGTCGCCGACTCAGGTAGCTGCGCATGAAGTAGAGGCTCTTCTAACG GATCTAGGAAAAGATGGCAATCCCACTTACGGCGCGAGAAGCTTCAAGGTTCACAGCAGCGGTGTCTTTGTGTACTTTACAGACATCAGAGATGCTTGTGCCTCACAGACGAAGCTTCATCAAGCTGATAAAGACTGGAAAGTTGCCTTTGCCAATCCGACACGTGTTGCCCAGTCCCAGGGCAGCCACATGGAGATGGGACAGAGTGCAGGTATGCCAGGACCCTACCACCCGACCCGGTTGAATAGATTTGCTAACTATGCAGCCGGCATCTCTCACACAGGTCAGATTATGGTCTTTGCTGTGGTTCCTCCAGGAGCTATGGTTGACCCAGTCCAAACTATGGGAGTGGCTCATCGATTCTTGCAATCGCACGGCCGCCTatttgcctttgtcaagcAGGCTACTTTCCCAAACGGCTCTTTCAGAGCTGTTGCTGAGTTTTGTGACACCACTGCCGCCTTTCCTGTCATACAAGCTTGCAGCGGCGGTATCTCCACAGAG GGTATTCAGCTCTTTGCATCAGCATACAACGTCGATGCCTACTCTACCGCCGCACTCACCGAAGCAGTAGAGGAAATGGCTGTCAGCAAAAGGCCAGATGATCCAGACCAACGGTTTGGCTCTGTGAGCTCCAACTCCTCTCAGGCCGGTCAGGGTGATCCACACTATAACGCACCTATTGCCATGTATCCTTTCATGTTCCAAGCGCCATTCACCCCAGCTGTGCCGTATATGCTGGATTCCTCCTTCCTCCCGGCGGCACAGACAGGCTCAGGGAGCCCACTGACCCCGTTTGCTCCCCAGTATCCCATCTTCGGAACTCTGTATCAGACGCCACCCTCTCCGGCTCTAACCTCCCATAACAGCTACAGTCCTTCGAGGACCTTTTCGGGTGCTGCCGAACGAGCGGATGCTCGCCGACAGAATGCTATGAGAATTAGCCGATCCACCTATCATAGCACCACGACTCATCATAATCATGTTGACATCAATCGTATCCGCGATGGCATCGACGTCCGCACTACG ATTATGCTTCGCAACATTCCCAACAAGGTAGATCAAGCCATGCTTAAAAGAATCATTGATGAGTCTAGTTGGGGAAAGTACGATTTTATGTACCTTCGCATCGATTTTGCCAACGACTGCAA TGTCGGATATGCATTCATTAACTTTGTAGAC CCTCTGGATATAATTGAT TTTGTCAACGCTCGCGGAAACCAACGCTG GAACTGCTTCAAAAGCGACAAGGTGGCAGAGATCTCATATGCCA CTATTCAGGGAAAGGACTGCTTGGTGCAGAAGTTTCGAAACAGTTCTGTGATGTTGGAGGCTCCGCACTATCGCCCCAAG CTTTATTATACCTCTAATGGACCAATGCCAGACCTTGCCGGACAGGAAGAGCCGTTTCCCGAACCTGACAACcagtcaaagatgaagcgaaGCTGCGAAAATGCTGAGCATGTTG GACTATTCACGCCCAATGCTGGACAGCATTTCCGTGATGAGCAACGGCGCCGACGATCCCAATATGACCGAGGCACTCGTCTTGCAGCCCTTGAGGAGTACGACTATGAGACGGCCATTCAGCATCTTTACGGCAGCACGACCCAGTGA
- a CDS encoding der1-like family domain-containing protein produces MDQVMGGDRLPLEAWFWEMPVCTRWWTAATVLTSALVQCHMVTPFQLFYSFRAVFIKSQYWRLLTTFLYFGPFSLDLLFHIYFLQRYARLLEESSGRSAAYFSWLLVYAMASLIVLSPLVSMPFLGHPLSSTLVYIWSRRNPDTRLSFLGLLVFTAPYLPWVLMAFSLFMHGTIPRDEIMGVVIGHIWYFFNDVYPPLHNGSKPLDPPSWWRRLFEGRRTEDSTTDIDDMVGAAGRDVAAVNVL; encoded by the exons ATGGATCAAGTCATGGGCGGCGATCGCCTCCCACTGGAAGCATGGTTCTGGGAGATGCCTGTGTGCACGCGATGGTGGACGGCGGCCACTGTCTTGACAAGCGCCCTCGTCCAGTGCCATATGGTGACGCCGTTTCAGTTATTCTATAGCTTCAGAGCCGTCTTTATCAAGTCACAG TACTGGCGACTGTTGACGACGTTTCTCTATTTCGGTCCGTTTTCACTCGACCTACTCTTTCACATATACTTTCTACAACGCTATGCACGGCTGCTCGAAGAGTCATCAGGTAGATCAGCCGCATACTTTTCATGGCTCCTCGTCTACGCCATGGCGAGCCTCATTGTACTGTCGCCACTGGTTTCAATGCCATTCCTCGGGCACCCTCTCTCCTCTACCCTCGTTTACATCTGGTCTCGCCGTAACCCCGACACTAGACTGAGCTTCCTGGGCTTGCTCGTCTTCACGGCTCCGTACCTGCCGTGGGTGCTGATGGCCTTCAGCTTGTTTATGCACGGCACGATCCCCAGGGACGAGATCATGGGTGTCGTCATTGGCCACATTTGGTACTTCTTCAACGACGTATACCCACCGCTTCACAATGGCTCAAAGCCATTAGATCCCCCAAGCTGGTGGCGGAGGCTATTCGAGGGTCGCAGAACAGAAGATTCTACCACGGACATTGACGACATGGTGGGTGCAGCGGGAAGAGATGTCGCTGCTGTAAACGTGCTGTAA